In Bos indicus isolate NIAB-ARS_2022 breed Sahiwal x Tharparkar chromosome 2, NIAB-ARS_B.indTharparkar_mat_pri_1.0, whole genome shotgun sequence, a single genomic region encodes these proteins:
- the BBS5 gene encoding BBSome complex member BBS5 isoform X1, which yields MSVLDALWEDRDVRFDVSSQQMKTRPGEVLIDCLDSVEDTKGNNGDRGRLLVTNLRIVWHSLALPRVNLSIGYNCILNITTRTANSKLRGQTEALYVLTKCNSTRFEFIFTNLVPGSPRLYTSLIAVHRAYETSKMYRDFKLRSALIQNKQLRLLPQENVYNKINGVWNLSSDQGNLGTFFITNVRIVWHANMNDSFNVSIPYLQIRSIKIRDSKFGLALVIESSQQSGGYVLGFKIDPVEKLQESVKEINSLHKVYSANPIFGVDYEMEEKPQPLEALTVKQIQDDVEIDSDDHTDAFVAYFADGNKQQDREPVFSEELGLAIEKLKDGFTLQGLWEVMN from the exons acaaatgaaaacaagacctggagaaGTCCTTATTGATTGTTTAGATTCAGTTGAAGACACCAAAGGAAATAATGGGGATAGAG gcAGACTCTTAGTAACAAATTTAAGAATTGTCTGGCACTCTTTGGCATTACCCAGAGTCAATCTTT CTATTGGTTACAACTGCATATTGAATATTACAACAAGGACTGCTAATTCT AAATTACGAGGCCAAACTGAAGCTCTTTATGTACTAACAAAATGTAACAGTACTcgttttgagtttatatttacGAATTTGGTTCCTGGAAGTCCTAGACTTTATACTTCTCTGATTGCAGTACACAG ggCATATGAAACTTCTAAAATGTATCGTGATTTTAAATTGAGAAGTGCTCTAATTCAAAATAAGCAACTAAGATTATTACCAcaagaaaatgtatataataaaatcaaTGGAGTATGGAATTTATCAAGTGATCAG GGAAATTTAGGAACCTTTTTTATTACCAATGTGAGAATCGTGTGGCATGCAAATATGAATGACAGTTTTAATGTCAGTATACCATATCTGCAAATT CGGTCAATAAAGATTAGAGATTCAAAATTTGGTTTAGCTCTTGTCATAGAAAGCTCTCAGCAG AGTGGAGGATATGTTCTTGGCTTTAAAATAGATCCTGTGGAAAAACTACAAGAATCAGTTAAGGAGATCAACTCACTTCACAAAGTCTATTCTGCCAATCCTATATTTGGAGTGGATTATGAGATGGAAGAAAAG CCGCAGCCCCTTGAAGCTCTGACCGTAAAACAAATTCAAGACGATGTAGAGATCGACTCTGATGATCACACGGATGCTTTTGTG GCTTATTTTGCTGATGGCAACAAG CAACAAGATCGTGAACCTGTGTTTTCAGAAGAACTGGGGCTTGCAATAGAGAAATTGAAGGATGGATTCACCCTACAGGGACTTTGGGAAGTAATGAATTGA
- the BBS5 gene encoding BBSome complex member BBS5 isoform X2, which produces MSVLDALWEDRDVRFDVSSQQMKTRPGEVLIDCLDSVEDTKGNNGDRGRLLVTNLRIVWHSLALPRVNLSIGYNCILNITTRTANSKLRGQTEALYVLTKCNSTRFEFIFTNLVPGSPRLYTSLIAVHRAYETSKMYRDFKLRSALIQNKQLRLLPQENVYNKINGVWNLSSDQGNLGTFFITNVRIVWHANMNDSFNVSIPYLQIRSIKIRDSKFGLALVIESSQQSGGYVLGFKIDPVEKLQESVKEINSLHKVYSANPIFGVDYEMEEKPQPLEALTVKQIQDDVEIDSDDHTDAFVQQDREPVFSEELGLAIEKLKDGFTLQGLWEVMN; this is translated from the exons acaaatgaaaacaagacctggagaaGTCCTTATTGATTGTTTAGATTCAGTTGAAGACACCAAAGGAAATAATGGGGATAGAG gcAGACTCTTAGTAACAAATTTAAGAATTGTCTGGCACTCTTTGGCATTACCCAGAGTCAATCTTT CTATTGGTTACAACTGCATATTGAATATTACAACAAGGACTGCTAATTCT AAATTACGAGGCCAAACTGAAGCTCTTTATGTACTAACAAAATGTAACAGTACTcgttttgagtttatatttacGAATTTGGTTCCTGGAAGTCCTAGACTTTATACTTCTCTGATTGCAGTACACAG ggCATATGAAACTTCTAAAATGTATCGTGATTTTAAATTGAGAAGTGCTCTAATTCAAAATAAGCAACTAAGATTATTACCAcaagaaaatgtatataataaaatcaaTGGAGTATGGAATTTATCAAGTGATCAG GGAAATTTAGGAACCTTTTTTATTACCAATGTGAGAATCGTGTGGCATGCAAATATGAATGACAGTTTTAATGTCAGTATACCATATCTGCAAATT CGGTCAATAAAGATTAGAGATTCAAAATTTGGTTTAGCTCTTGTCATAGAAAGCTCTCAGCAG AGTGGAGGATATGTTCTTGGCTTTAAAATAGATCCTGTGGAAAAACTACAAGAATCAGTTAAGGAGATCAACTCACTTCACAAAGTCTATTCTGCCAATCCTATATTTGGAGTGGATTATGAGATGGAAGAAAAG CCGCAGCCCCTTGAAGCTCTGACCGTAAAACAAATTCAAGACGATGTAGAGATCGACTCTGATGATCACACGGATGCTTTTGTG CAACAAGATCGTGAACCTGTGTTTTCAGAAGAACTGGGGCTTGCAATAGAGAAATTGAAGGATGGATTCACCCTACAGGGACTTTGGGAAGTAATGAATTGA